A single Mesomycoplasma bovoculi M165/69 DNA region contains:
- a CDS encoding pseudouridine synthase: MKTKNKIHKLIAQSGFCSRRAAEKLIQEERVFVDGKIAHIGQLVDENSTIEIDGISLKKEEKKLYYLLNKPRECLSTCKDNFGRKTVIDFFNQNQRLYPVGRLDFNTTGVLLITNDGDLTSYLLHPKNEIERVYVAKVDFTLSKMELEFLNSSNVFIDEKESKQIVKQLSSRKYVVTLWRGTNHHVKKLFELVHKKVITLDRVGFACLDIGNLKQGQYRKLLPKEIEKLKNRK, from the coding sequence ATGAAAACAAAAAATAAAATTCATAAATTAATTGCACAGAGTGGATTTTGTTCACGGAGAGCTGCTGAAAAATTAATTCAAGAGGAAAGAGTATTTGTTGATGGCAAAATTGCTCATATTGGGCAACTTGTAGATGAAAATTCAACAATTGAAATTGATGGAATTTCTTTAAAAAAAGAAGAGAAAAAACTATATTATTTATTAAACAAACCTCGAGAATGTTTATCCACTTGCAAAGATAATTTTGGTCGAAAAACTGTTATTGATTTTTTTAATCAAAATCAACGTTTGTATCCTGTTGGACGTTTAGATTTTAATACAACAGGGGTTTTATTGATTACAAATGATGGCGATTTAACTAGTTATTTATTACATCCTAAAAATGAAATTGAGCGAGTTTATGTTGCAAAGGTAGATTTTACATTGTCTAAAATGGAGTTAGAATTTTTAAATTCTAGCAATGTTTTTATTGATGAAAAAGAATCAAAACAAATTGTTAAACAACTTAGCAGCCGGAAATATGTTGTGACTTTGTGAAGAGGAACAAATCATCATGTTAAAAAACTTTTTGAGTTAGTTCACAAAAAGGTTATCACTCTTGATAGGGTAGGTTTTGCTTGTTTAGACATTGGCAATTTAAAACAAGGTCAGTATCGAAAATTATTGCCTAAGGAAATAGAAAAGCTCAAAAATAGGAAATAG
- a CDS encoding phosphopentomutase gives MKNSKFNRIFLIVTDSLGIGDDGRQKEFNDVGANTLLSASKTGLLNIPFWRKMGISNVAQVEPQTKKNKEPLAYVSKIIAKSNAKDTLAGHWEMMGIFTEKPSPNFGNGFPPELIAKLEEAFDGRKIIGNKSISGTVILKELGDQEINENKIIVYTSPDSTLQICGHEEKMGLENLYRYAKAARQICSSRPEWNVSRVIARSYIGYNGDFTRTFNRHDYANKPPKTMLNKLQEAGVHIVAVGKINDIFVGQGIDEVFGPASDNENMDIAINRAMQDTTNELIFVNLVEFDSSYGHRRNPDGYAENLNDFDIKLAKLVNSLKNDDLLIITSDHGNDPMYPGTNHTREALPLTIFSKSFVDSKKILKDKIDSLATVGNIIARNFGVELSEIGEDIFDELI, from the coding sequence ATGAAAAATTCAAAATTTAATCGAATTTTCTTAATAGTAACTGATTCATTGGGTATTGGAGATGATGGCCGCCAAAAAGAATTTAATGATGTGGGTGCAAACACTCTTTTGAGTGCTTCAAAAACAGGCTTATTAAATATTCCTTTTTGAAGAAAAATGGGAATCTCAAATGTTGCTCAAGTAGAACCGCAAACAAAGAAAAATAAAGAACCTTTAGCATATGTTTCAAAAATTATTGCAAAATCTAATGCAAAAGACACATTAGCAGGGCATTGAGAAATGATGGGTATCTTTACAGAAAAACCTAGTCCAAATTTTGGCAATGGATTTCCACCAGAACTCATTGCAAAGCTTGAAGAAGCTTTTGATGGTCGTAAAATTATAGGTAACAAATCAATTAGTGGCACTGTAATTTTGAAAGAGCTAGGAGATCAAGAAATTAATGAAAACAAGATAATAGTTTACACTTCGCCAGATTCTACCTTGCAAATTTGTGGTCATGAAGAAAAAATGGGACTTGAAAATCTTTATCGTTATGCCAAAGCAGCTAGACAGATTTGTTCATCAAGGCCAGAGTGAAATGTTTCACGTGTTATTGCAAGATCATACATTGGTTACAATGGTGATTTTACAAGAACTTTTAATCGCCACGATTATGCTAACAAACCACCTAAAACAATGCTAAATAAACTTCAAGAAGCAGGAGTTCATATTGTTGCTGTTGGAAAAATTAATGATATTTTTGTTGGTCAAGGTATTGATGAAGTTTTCGGACCTGCAAGTGACAATGAAAATATGGATATTGCAATCAATAGGGCTATGCAAGATACAACAAATGAATTAATTTTTGTTAACTTGGTTGAATTTGACTCAAGTTATGGTCATCGTCGTAATCCAGATGGTTATGCAGAAAATTTGAATGATTTTGACATTAAACTAGCTAAATTAGTCAATTCTTTAAAGAATGATGATTTGTTAATTATTACATCTGATCATGGCAATGATCCTATGTATCCTGGTACAAATCATACAAGAGAAGCATTGCCACTTACAATTTTTTCCAAATCATTTGTAGATTCCAAAAAGATTTTAAAAGATAAAATTGATTCTTTGGCTACTGTTGGAAATATAATTGCTAGAAATTTTGGAGTAGAATTATCTGAAATTGGTGAAGATATTTTTGATGAACTAATTTAA
- the secG gene encoding preprotein translocase subunit SecG, with product MITTVIVILLVIIAILMILISFLMSPHSNSFSGALIGSSDLDLFQVSKERGFKKFTKWAMFILGFIFIILALVIRLL from the coding sequence ATGATTACAACTGTTATTGTTATTTTGCTTGTTATAATAGCGATATTAATGATATTAATATCATTTTTAATGTCTCCACATTCCAACTCTTTTTCTGGAGCACTTATAGGTTCTAGTGATCTTGATTTGTTTCAAGTTTCCAAAGAACGAGGTTTTAAAAAATTTACTAAATGAGCTATGTTTATTTTGGGTTTTATCTTTATAATTCTAGCTCTTGTGATAAGGCTACTTTAA
- the ybeY gene encoding rRNA maturation RNase YbeY — translation MIISNLNYLNNTKNKLRYLKEFKQILDLIALGEGLNYNFTIDLTLIEAEEMRTNCLEFKNKDYIADVLSFPSKIQLFDYEEETFFIGEILMCPSQIYEQAKNFGHTNKREFCYMFAHSVFHLLGYDHIKPNEEIRMHNKIEEIMQKLQISR, via the coding sequence ATGATAATTTCTAATTTAAACTATTTAAACAATACTAAAAATAAACTAAGATATTTAAAAGAATTTAAGCAAATTTTAGATTTAATTGCGCTTGGAGAAGGATTGAACTACAATTTCACTATTGATCTAACATTGATAGAAGCGGAAGAAATGCGTACAAATTGCTTAGAATTTAAAAATAAAGATTATATTGCAGATGTTTTGTCGTTCCCCTCAAAAATTCAACTTTTTGATTATGAAGAGGAAACATTTTTTATTGGTGAAATTTTGATGTGTCCATCACAAATTTATGAGCAAGCCAAAAATTTTGGGCACACTAACAAGCGGGAATTTTGCTATATGTTTGCCCATAGTGTTTTTCATCTTTTAGGTTACGATCACATAAAACCAAATGAAGAAATTAGAATGCACAACAAAATTGAAGAAATTATGCAAAAATTGCAAATAAGCAGGTAA
- the era gene encoding GTPase Era has protein sequence MSRKTRTCFVSIIGLPNSGKSSLVNSIVNYPISIVSSKAQTTRDQINGIYTNDDLQIVFVDTPGFHKKINKFSDVLNKNVMDALEGIDLILFLHPVNKFINETTKDLFKSIANFKNKIAILTKLDLEVDDQKLNMQAQNLKKLGFDLVMGYSTEYKMTKNDLISKIEEFAYESNFFYDEDLTTNQSTRFFVKEIIRKHLLLNLKEEIPHQCAVVIENFSEANEKFIEIEATIYVARKSHLPIVVGNGGKMLEKIGTGARKEIESLLDSKIVLKNKVKINNNWFANESKIKKLGY, from the coding sequence ATGAGTAGAAAAACTAGAACATGTTTCGTTTCAATTATTGGTTTACCAAATAGTGGAAAATCTTCTCTTGTGAACTCGATAGTTAATTATCCTATTTCAATTGTTAGTTCAAAAGCTCAAACTACACGTGATCAAATTAATGGAATTTATACAAATGATGACTTGCAAATTGTTTTTGTTGACACACCAGGATTTCATAAAAAAATCAATAAATTTAGTGATGTTTTGAACAAAAATGTTATGGATGCTCTTGAAGGAATTGACTTAATTTTATTTTTGCATCCAGTAAACAAATTTATCAACGAAACTACTAAAGATTTGTTTAAATCTATTGCAAATTTTAAAAATAAAATTGCAATTTTAACAAAATTAGACTTAGAAGTTGATGACCAAAAACTTAATATGCAAGCTCAAAATCTTAAAAAATTAGGCTTTGATCTTGTTATGGGTTATTCAACAGAATACAAAATGACTAAAAATGATTTAATAAGTAAAATTGAAGAATTTGCTTATGAAAGCAACTTTTTTTATGATGAAGATTTAACAACCAATCAATCAACAAGATTTTTTGTAAAAGAAATAATTCGAAAACATTTATTATTAAATCTTAAAGAAGAAATTCCACATCAATGTGCGGTTGTGATTGAAAATTTTAGTGAAGCAAATGAAAAATTTATTGAAATAGAAGCAACAATTTATGTTGCTCGCAAGTCGCATTTACCAATTGTTGTTGGTAATGGTGGAAAAATGCTTGAAAAAATCGGAACCGGAGCAAGAAAAGAAATAGAATCGTTGTTGGACAGTAAAATAGTGTTAAAAAACAAAGTAAAAATAAATAATAATTGATTTGCAAATGAGTCTAAAATTAAAAAATTAGGTTACTAA
- the cdd gene encoding cytidine deaminase codes for MKYLEMLTNLQKNAYAPYSNFPVSSIIIDKENNIWKGINVENAAYPSGICAERVAIFSAVASGKKPGDFKEVHILSNSDFFIVPCGGCLQVLCEFLDSNTPIFMYKKTGEMDKKILKNLLPFGFSKDFF; via the coding sequence ATGAAATATTTAGAAATGCTAACAAATTTACAAAAAAATGCCTATGCTCCTTACTCAAATTTTCCAGTTTCATCAATAATTATTGACAAGGAAAATAATATTTGAAAGGGCATCAATGTCGAAAATGCCGCTTATCCATCTGGGATTTGTGCTGAAAGGGTTGCAATTTTCTCTGCTGTAGCATCTGGCAAAAAACCTGGAGATTTTAAGGAAGTACACATTTTATCAAATAGTGATTTTTTTATTGTTCCCTGTGGTGGTTGTTTACAAGTTCTTTGTGAATTTTTAGATTCTAACACACCTATTTTTATGTATAAAAAAACAGGGGAAATGGATAAAAAAATCTTAAAAAATCTTTTGCCCTTTGGTTTTAGCAAGGATTTTTTTTAA
- the rpsF gene encoding 30S ribosomal protein S6, which translates to MSKYEVMFVLDPKADISVAEKISTAVFTKAKIEKFEKLERTNLAYEINKSKTANFVLMLVNSEPNLISEFSRRLNIEKSVWRYLIINLDSEKGLNKISKARTPRSDKFKSYPKTDKNEQGEKRTYRRFVVKADGKTSEAKSSTSSKITRTTKEKQESKSVDAE; encoded by the coding sequence ATGTCAAAATACGAAGTTATGTTTGTTTTAGATCCTAAAGCAGATATTAGTGTAGCAGAAAAAATTAGCACTGCTGTTTTTACTAAAGCAAAAATTGAAAAATTTGAAAAACTTGAAAGAACTAATTTAGCATACGAAATCAATAAGTCTAAAACTGCAAATTTTGTTCTTATGCTAGTTAATTCTGAACCAAATTTAATTAGTGAATTTTCACGTAGATTAAATATTGAAAAATCTGTGTGACGTTACTTAATTATTAATTTAGATAGTGAAAAAGGTCTAAATAAAATTTCAAAAGCACGCACACCAAGATCAGATAAATTTAAGTCATATCCAAAAACTGATAAAAATGAACAAGGTGAAAAACGTACCTATCGTCGTTTTGTAGTTAAAGCTGATGGTAAAACATCTGAAGCAAAAAGTTCAACTAGCTCAAAAATTACAAGAACAACCAAAGAGAAACAAGAATCTAAAAGTGTTGATGCAGAATAA
- a CDS encoding single-stranded DNA-binding protein, with protein sequence MNLNKIILVGRLTSNIQVTYTKTNIAYSRFTLAISRKYNSQNGEPITDYIPIVAWRQSAINLEKLVCKGSPLLVEGSLQSNRYQNNEGNLVTSFDVQLDNFEILETKEQFQKRQQQINGENYNSSKPSFANPQNIQESSHSTTSIEPEEESDSTDDNLLSGWNLDDI encoded by the coding sequence ATGAATTTAAATAAAATAATTTTAGTTGGTCGTTTAACCTCTAATATACAAGTAACTTATACTAAAACTAACATTGCCTATAGTCGTTTCACTCTTGCAATTTCAAGAAAATATAATTCACAAAATGGCGAACCCATTACAGATTATATTCCAATTGTAGCTTGAAGACAAAGTGCTATTAACTTAGAAAAACTTGTTTGTAAGGGTAGCCCACTACTAGTTGAAGGTAGTTTGCAATCTAATAGATATCAAAACAATGAAGGTAATTTAGTAACTAGTTTTGATGTTCAACTAGATAATTTTGAAATATTAGAAACTAAAGAGCAATTCCAAAAACGCCAACAACAAATTAATGGAGAAAATTACAATTCTAGCAAACCTAGTTTTGCAAATCCCCAAAATATTCAAGAATCATCACATTCTACAACATCTATCGAACCTGAAGAAGAATCTGATTCAACAGATGATAATTTGCTTTCAGGTTGAAATTTAGATGATATTTAA
- a CDS encoding transcription antitermination factor NusB yields the protein MTKEKNKRPIIPRIQRTDVIGLIYSFEVMDERIDTNQLFLQYPELDEKMLQMLGFIAKNYNFFKKNIEQQLNLMWNWERILPLLRSILLFGCAEIFFLAHQIVINEMIEITKLFTLETDNDHKFVNAILQKIYLEFKKQGFFQQQINYNDLLETSND from the coding sequence ATGACTAAAGAAAAAAACAAAAGACCTATAATTCCGCGCATTCAGCGAACAGATGTGATTGGATTGATTTACTCATTTGAAGTAATGGATGAAAGAATAGACACTAATCAATTATTTTTACAATATCCTGAATTAGATGAAAAAATGCTCCAAATGTTGGGTTTTATAGCTAAAAACTATAATTTTTTTAAAAAAAATATTGAACAACAACTTAATTTAATGTGAAATTGAGAACGTATTTTACCTCTTTTGAGATCAATTCTATTATTTGGTTGTGCTGAAATATTTTTTTTAGCTCATCAAATTGTAATAAATGAAATGATTGAAATTACTAAGTTATTTACTTTAGAGACAGACAATGATCATAAATTTGTAAATGCAATTTTACAAAAAATTTACTTAGAATTTAAAAAACAAGGATTTTTTCAGCAACAAATCAATTACAATGATTTACTTGAGACATCAAATGATTAA
- a CDS encoding iron-sulfur cluster assembly scaffold protein, which produces MYSDFNTRRTIISESAKKHSEKKVFCKSNYLHRNRFCDDKLQLDLHVFEQKIIKINFCASGCTLILASSQILENILLNKNIFEARTIINKFKNMLENQQVDLDLSDLNAFVNVKNHLNRLACVQLPIEALELEILDENKK; this is translated from the coding sequence TTGTATAGCGATTTTAATACTCGACGAACTATTATAAGCGAATCTGCAAAAAAACATAGTGAGAAAAAAGTATTTTGCAAATCTAATTATTTACATCGCAATAGATTTTGTGATGATAAATTACAACTAGATTTGCATGTTTTTGAACAAAAAATTATAAAAATTAATTTTTGTGCCTCAGGTTGCACCTTAATTTTGGCCAGTTCTCAAATTTTAGAAAATATTTTATTGAATAAAAATATTTTTGAAGCTAGAACCATTATTAACAAATTTAAAAATATGTTAGAAAATCAACAAGTTGATTTGGATTTAAGTGACCTAAACGCTTTTGTGAATGTCAAGAATCATTTGAACAGGTTAGCTTGTGTTCAATTACCGATTGAGGCATTGGAGTTAGAAATATTAGATGAAAACAAAAAATAA
- a CDS encoding TlyA family RNA methyltransferase — MTLKDKLISQGFDNAELIIRSGKVRVNNEVVFLPLVKIKETDKILIEQQKEFVSRGAYKLLAAIKEFDLNFQDKVVLDVGSSTGGFTQVCLLNGAKTVYALDSGTNQLDYSLRIQKNVKVMEKTNIKNVNPTFFKEQIDSIVCDVSFISLNYVVPIAASLLKPKSDFVVLFKPQFEASSKYVEKGGYVDLQYHDFLINRFLNFAKENFNFIGKIESPITGKKSKNTEYIIYFQKNE, encoded by the coding sequence ATGACTTTAAAAGATAAATTAATTTCTCAAGGTTTTGATAATGCTGAATTAATTATTCGTTCTGGCAAAGTTCGTGTGAATAATGAAGTTGTATTTTTACCACTTGTCAAAATTAAAGAAACTGATAAGATTTTAATAGAACAACAAAAAGAGTTTGTATCACGAGGAGCCTATAAATTACTAGCTGCAATTAAAGAATTTGATCTCAATTTTCAAGACAAGGTTGTTTTAGATGTAGGTTCTTCCACTGGTGGTTTTACACAAGTTTGTTTGCTAAATGGAGCAAAAACTGTTTATGCTTTAGATTCTGGAACCAATCAACTTGATTATAGTTTGAGAATTCAAAAGAATGTTAAAGTGATGGAAAAAACTAACATCAAAAATGTAAATCCAACTTTTTTTAAAGAACAAATTGATTCAATTGTTTGTGATGTGTCTTTCATTAGTTTAAATTATGTTGTGCCAATTGCAGCATCTTTGTTAAAACCTAAATCTGATTTTGTGGTTTTATTTAAACCACAATTTGAAGCAAGTTCGAAATATGTTGAAAAAGGCGGTTATGTGGATTTGCAATATCATGATTTTTTGATAAATCGTTTTTTAAACTTTGCAAAAGAAAATTTTAATTTTATTGGTAAAATAGAATCACCTATAACAGGTAAAAAATCTAAAAACACAGAATATATTATTTACTTTCAAAAAAATGAATAA
- a CDS encoding Mbov_0121 family peptidase domain-containing ABC transporter: MKTYKQKDLKDCGLAVLQSVHHFFYKKSLSINLLKNKAFYSHDGINIANLEKLGKDFGLLLDSYGGSFDSLKTVNLSQPIIILINAGKFNHYVLITKITKKFFYLMDPLKGKTKISHTEMQKLFQNVVIFCQKDTTYKKKFEKKSWFNLWFFLETKSNWYLLFLVFLIAITNFISALFLRTVIDKVFPEKDVSLLIKVSLFFAWIVIWRIIQETFKKFYLHKIQLAIEKDIFDRFFFALKNGKNFHLLKLDNHDYIRRINLIPSFASFTANFYYHIFNEVTSFAISFLILLWIDWKMFVLIVGISIFYVIVTIFARKNLNKKQQVLIEKQLDSITSTHDLIFSIVDLKKEDTFKNLKRQFDDKYFKYKESEYSIWKKQAFLSAFNNFLFSLAPIAIVFVSSFWIFDKHLKIGDLLLFLSFFNFFINPLTSFVDIVTSLPIFLKEVELLNYVLNIDKEKSGNYHEKINDIKLQNVNVAYNGKPNLLYIKKFLITSNVKIVGKNGVGKSTFLKLLNQELEYGGQFMINNLDLNYYDLNQLRNRICYIKNEQYFPSIDVFSFITNNQSEKQKELWLNIQRFDLQDYFVKWQINPENSFINNGSNFSSGQKQIINLLKLLTQEFDLILLDEAFENIDSENFEVLKKIILTYQSKAIIIEVSHSKKFISDQGETIDIETLSKKQS; the protein is encoded by the coding sequence ATGAAAACATATAAGCAAAAAGATTTAAAAGATTGTGGATTAGCAGTTTTACAATCTGTCCATCACTTTTTTTATAAAAAATCCTTATCAATAAATCTTTTAAAAAATAAAGCATTTTATTCTCATGATGGGATTAATATTGCAAATTTAGAAAAATTAGGAAAAGATTTTGGGCTATTACTAGATTCATATGGCGGATCTTTTGATAGTTTAAAGACGGTGAACTTATCACAACCAATAATTATTTTAATTAATGCAGGTAAATTTAATCACTATGTTTTAATAACTAAAATAACTAAAAAATTTTTTTATTTAATGGATCCTTTAAAAGGGAAAACCAAAATCTCTCACACTGAAATGCAAAAATTATTTCAAAATGTAGTTATATTTTGCCAAAAAGACACAACATATAAGAAAAAATTTGAAAAAAAGAGTTGATTTAATTTATGATTTTTTCTTGAAACAAAAAGCAATTGATATTTGCTTTTTTTAGTATTTTTGATAGCGATTACAAATTTTATTTCTGCCTTATTTTTAAGAACAGTCATTGATAAAGTATTTCCAGAAAAAGATGTTTCACTTTTAATTAAAGTTTCATTGTTTTTTGCTTGAATTGTAATTTGGCGCATTATTCAGGAAACTTTTAAAAAATTTTATTTACATAAAATTCAATTGGCAATTGAAAAAGATATTTTTGATAGATTCTTTTTTGCATTAAAAAATGGTAAAAATTTTCATCTTTTGAAATTAGATAATCATGATTACATTAGACGAATAAATCTTATCCCTAGTTTTGCATCTTTTACTGCAAATTTTTATTATCATATTTTTAATGAAGTTACTTCATTTGCAATTTCATTTTTAATTCTTCTTTGAATTGATTGAAAAATGTTTGTTTTAATAGTTGGAATTAGTATTTTTTATGTAATTGTGACTATTTTTGCCCGCAAAAATTTAAATAAAAAACAGCAAGTTTTAATTGAAAAGCAATTAGATAGTATAACATCCACCCATGATTTAATTTTTTCAATTGTTGATCTAAAAAAAGAAGATACTTTCAAAAATCTAAAAAGACAATTTGATGATAAATATTTCAAATACAAAGAAAGCGAATATTCAATTTGAAAAAAACAAGCATTTTTGTCTGCTTTTAATAATTTTTTATTTAGCCTGGCACCAATTGCAATTGTTTTTGTTTCATCATTTTGAATTTTTGACAAACATCTAAAAATTGGAGACTTATTGTTGTTTTTGAGTTTTTTTAACTTTTTCATCAATCCTTTAACTTCTTTTGTTGATATAGTAACAAGTTTGCCAATTTTTTTAAAAGAGGTTGAGTTGCTAAATTATGTACTAAATATTGACAAAGAAAAAAGTGGAAATTATCATGAAAAAATTAATGATATTAAATTGCAAAATGTAAATGTTGCTTATAATGGTAAACCCAATTTACTTTACATAAAAAAATTTTTAATTACTTCTAATGTAAAAATTGTGGGCAAAAATGGTGTTGGTAAATCTACATTTTTAAAACTTTTAAACCAGGAACTAGAATATGGCGGTCAATTTATGATTAACAATTTGGATTTAAATTACTATGATTTAAATCAATTGAGAAATCGGATTTGTTATATAAAAAATGAACAATATTTTCCAAGCATAGATGTATTTTCATTCATCACCAACAATCAATCAGAAAAACAAAAAGAACTTTGACTCAATATTCAACGATTTGATTTGCAAGACTACTTTGTAAAATGACAAATTAATCCTGAAAATTCGTTTATTAATAATGGTTCAAATTTTTCTAGTGGGCAAAAACAAATTATTAATTTATTAAAACTATTGACCCAAGAATTTGACTTAATTTTGCTAGACGAAGCATTTGAAAATATAGATAGTGAAAATTTTGAAGTACTTAAAAAAATTATTTTAACTTACCAAAGTAAAGCAATAATAATTGAAGTATCTCACTCTAAAAAATTTATTTCAGACCAAGGAGAAACAATTGACATCGAAACTTTATCAAAAAAGCAATCTTAG
- a CDS encoding aminotransferase class V-fold PLP-dependent enzyme has product MNNLRSQFPLLSTKTYLDSAAMMQKPQSVISAIVDFYTNFAINNHSINSDLGFINQTKIANIRHKCAKLIEASFDEVIFTSGTTDSINLFAQMFQNFIKPGDEILVSYLNHSSNLTPWLHWARTKGAKVVYTTNFVSEINNKTKIIAFSQINNSLQINLDLKTIWEKAKQFNAIVVNDATQAISVEKVSLKFAHIIAFSTNKFFGPTGLGVLAIQKQLLSMLKPTTFGGGATSVVNFELDFAKGLQVYEPGTPNLAGLWGFDAALDFFNQFDYAKIQDKLKNLSNYAFLKLSEIENIEIYSQKSDHIILFNIKGFSAQDISSALGHENIYVRSGNFCVPLISNVLNEQSFVRISLAIYNNYQDIDKIVEFLKRKDFFNFV; this is encoded by the coding sequence ATGAATAATTTAAGATCTCAATTTCCACTTCTGAGCACAAAAACTTATTTAGACTCAGCGGCGATGATGCAAAAACCTCAATCTGTTATTTCAGCAATTGTAGATTTTTATACAAATTTTGCAATAAATAATCACTCAATTAATTCAGATTTAGGCTTTATAAATCAAACTAAAATAGCAAATATTAGACATAAATGTGCCAAATTAATTGAAGCCTCATTTGATGAAGTTATTTTCACATCGGGTACTACTGATTCAATAAATTTATTTGCGCAAATGTTTCAAAATTTCATCAAACCTGGAGATGAGATTTTAGTTTCATATTTAAATCATTCATCTAATTTAACTCCTTGATTGCATTGAGCCAGAACAAAAGGAGCAAAAGTAGTCTATACTACAAATTTTGTAAGTGAAATTAATAATAAAACAAAAATTATTGCTTTTTCGCAAATTAATAATTCACTACAAATTAATTTAGATCTTAAAACAATTTGGGAAAAAGCAAAACAATTTAATGCAATAGTTGTTAATGATGCAACTCAGGCTATTAGTGTTGAAAAAGTAAGTTTAAAATTTGCTCATATAATTGCATTTAGCACAAATAAGTTTTTTGGACCCACAGGACTTGGTGTGTTGGCTATTCAAAAACAACTTTTAAGTATGTTAAAACCAACAACTTTTGGTGGGGGTGCAACATCAGTTGTTAATTTTGAATTGGATTTTGCTAAAGGTTTGCAGGTTTATGAACCAGGTACACCAAATTTAGCAGGTTTGTGAGGTTTTGATGCTGCGCTAGATTTTTTTAATCAATTTGATTATGCTAAAATTCAAGACAAATTAAAGAATTTAAGCAACTATGCTTTTTTAAAATTGTCAGAAATTGAGAATATTGAAATTTATTCACAAAAATCAGATCACATTATTTTATTTAATATAAAAGGATTTTCAGCTCAAGATATTTCTTCAGCACTTGGTCATGAAAATATTTATGTTCGAAGTGGTAATTTTTGTGTACCTTTAATTTCAAATGTGTTAAATGAACAAAGTTTTGTTAGAATTTCTTTAGCAATTTATAATAATTACCAAGATATTGACAAGATTGTTGAATTTTTAAAAAGAAAGGATTTTTTTAATTTTGTATAG
- a CDS encoding MAG1140 family protein, with translation MTSKLYQKSNLSLLISFLLVLLLAGSIYLFLQIKTNKSINIPIIVDKKGKFTTLIDSNVYYQIKKGNYANFLFDSQTIRLEIVKITNLQQNVFEIEFSKSPFLKPLTQVAGKLILGEEQNFFSIFLN, from the coding sequence TTGACATCGAAACTTTATCAAAAAAGCAATCTTAGTTTACTAATTAGTTTTTTGCTAGTACTCCTTCTTGCTGGATCGATTTATTTGTTTTTACAAATTAAAACAAATAAATCTATTAATATTCCAATTATCGTTGACAAAAAAGGAAAATTTACAACCTTAATTGATTCTAATGTGTATTACCAAATAAAAAAGGGTAATTATGCTAATTTTCTTTTTGATTCACAAACAATTCGACTTGAAATAGTTAAAATCACCAATCTTCAACAAAACGTTTTTGAAATAGAATTTAGTAAATCCCCATTCCTAAAACCACTAACTCAAGTTGCTGGTAAATTAATTTTAGGTGAGGAACAAAATTTTTTTAGCATTTTTTTAAATTAA
- the rpsR gene encoding 30S ribosomal protein S18 has protein sequence MNRKLKKKFKKRPCHFCELGLNYIDYKNIELISKFINGFGKIQPTRISGSCAKHQRKLALAIKRARMIALIPFVAERIRGGERPKVSA, from the coding sequence ATGAACAGAAAATTAAAGAAAAAATTTAAAAAAAGACCTTGCCATTTTTGTGAATTAGGTTTGAATTACATTGATTACAAAAATATTGAATTAATTTCCAAATTTATTAATGGTTTTGGAAAAATCCAACCTACTAGAATTTCTGGTTCTTGTGCAAAACACCAAAGAAAATTAGCTCTTGCAATTAAAAGAGCAAGAATGATTGCTTTGATTCCTTTTGTTGCAGAAAGAATTCGTGGTGGAGAACGTCCTAAAGTTAGCGCTTAA